Below is a window of Lacrimispora xylanolytica DNA.
GATAATCTGGATCAGTTTTGTACTTGGAACGAATGTCAATAAATTTAACTCCAGGTTTAATTACATCGCCATTAGGCATCTTCCCTGACCAGCCGGCTGGGATAAAGACTTCCTGATCAAAGATCCGCTTAAAGTCAGCTCTTTTCTCTGGTACTGCAAGTCCCTTATCATCTCTGTATAATGTCCACATACGGTCTAACAGTTCCTTAGCCAGCACTCTAGCTTCGTCATCGCCTGATGCTTTGCTGTAGTACAGTAACGTATTTGCAAGAGAACCAGAGACACCAAGGTCTGCACTGTAACCAGTAACTTTTACATGGAGATTAGGATTTCCAGTGTAAGTTCCGGTCCAGGTATCTGGCTGTCCGGACCAGTCAAGTCCGCTTGGGACTTCAAAGGTACCATCACTATTCAGTTTTACTACTGTCTTAATCCAGCCTACCCACTTATCCAGAAGGTCTTTTGCTCTGGTATCTCCCGTCTTATAATATAATTCAGCGACACGCTGCATGGACCATGCCTGGAATCCAAACCAGGTATTGCTTCCCGGATCTGCATAAACAGGGTTGGCCTCATAGCCCATACCGTAGAAGGTAGATGTTCCTGCCGGCCATGTTTCGTAACGGCCATTATAAGAGTTGCTGGCTCCACCTGCAATTGCACCTTCAGAGGTCTGCAGCCACTGATAGAATTCAAGCTGTCTGTCAAGACTCTTTTCCCAGTCTCTGGCTCCATTCTGGGATTGAGGTTTTAAATCATTATTTTCTGATAAAATCCAGGCTGCCATTGGGTTCTGATAACCAAAGTGATTATGGCTGCAACCGATTTTCCATGACCAGTCAGCGTTTACTCCGCCACCCCATGCATAATACCAGGACATCAGATAATGAGCTGCATCATATCCGGTACCGGCAACAGTCGGAGCACCAATTTTGCGGAAGTATTTATCAAACATGGCATATCTTAAATAATCACCCATTTTACTGGCTTTCTTGTTATAAGTTCCAAGGTTAACGCCATGGTCTTTCGCCCATTCGTCTGCCCAGTAAGTAGCCTGAATGGCTCTGGCATCTGCATCTGGTGCATCTGTATATTTAAACTGAGCTGCATAGTTGCTGTCTCCTGTAAAAAGATCAAGATACCCATTCTTGCCGCCAAATTTCATAGCGTCCCAGCATGGCTGCGGAACCGTCTCAAACACGGATTCCTCTTTTCCTCTCTGGAATGTATTGATATAGGATGGAGCTGTCACACCATCAGCTCTGCTTCCAAAACCATACCAGTTATCAACATCTAACAGCCAGTGCATTCCATACATGGTGCCCTTGCCGTAGGTAGATACAAGGTCACTGTTAATGGGATCGACACCAACCGCTGCACCGGAATTCAATGGTGCAGGATATTTGTCCGGTAATTCAAACTCAGGAGCATAGGTAGCGGGTTTGCTGGCCTGATATTTGCTCATACTGGAATCTGGCTGATCTTTATCCGTTGGAATCATGTATGTTTCTGCTTTGTCCCAGGCTGTTTTGAATTCGTTGAAATCTCCTGAGAATTTACCATACATAGCCTCCAGCCAAATATAATAGCTGAACGCTTCGCTGGTAGTAACATGTCCAT
It encodes the following:
- a CDS encoding glycoside hydrolase family 48 protein, whose protein sequence is MIHKELFKGNRPTCKVHVHAFLTRERRKRIAKLLIAAMVLPSMLTTGFGPAMQSNAAESKAKGTDEYQNRFLELREDIVDPENGYFSSKGIPYHSIETLNVEAPDYGHVTTSEAFSYYIWLEAMYGKFSGDFNEFKTAWDKAETYMIPTDKDQPDSSMSKYQASKPATYAPEFELPDKYPAPLNSGAAVGVDPINSDLVSTYGKGTMYGMHWLLDVDNWYGFGSRADGVTAPSYINTFQRGKEESVFETVPQPCWDAMKFGGKNGYLDLFTGDSNYAAQFKYTDAPDADARAIQATYWADEWAKDHGVNLGTYNKKASKMGDYLRYAMFDKYFRKIGAPTVAGTGYDAAHYLMSWYYAWGGGVNADWSWKIGCSHNHFGYQNPMAAWILSENNDLKPQSQNGARDWEKSLDRQLEFYQWLQTSEGAIAGGASNSYNGRYETWPAGTSTFYGMGYEANPVYADPGSNTWFGFQAWSMQRVAELYYKTGDTRAKDLLDKWVGWIKTVVKLNSDGTFEVPSGLDWSGQPDTWTGTYTGNPNLHVKVTGYSADLGVSGSLANTLLYYSKASGDDEARVLAKELLDRMWTLYRDDKGLAVPEKRADFKRIFDQEVFIPAGWSGKMPNGDVIKPGVKFIDIRSKYKTDPDYQKLLTAYNNNTPVELTYHRFWAQCDIAIANGVYSLLFGDGNEPVNNSAITPITAVFDKNLTKQKDISVELTLNGNTFTGIKDGSTVLAKGTDYTVTDNTVKLSKDYLADKSVGELKLTFDFSKGVDPVLTVTITDTTLGGTITPTTATFDKNIEKQADIETTLDAAGHTLKGIKLGSQQLVEDEDYTISGSTITFLKESLANLKKGTYKIVFDLSAGTDPVLTLTVVDTTISQGSIKVQMFNITTAEQSNSLSPKFKLVNTGTESIDLSEVKLRYYYTVNGDVGQNFWCDWSSIGSSNVTGSFVKMSNAETDADHYVEIGFTSGAGSLAAGQSIEIQTRITKTDWTTYDQSDDYSFAGSGSGYADWSKVTAYISDSLNWGEEP